A section of the Amblyomma americanum isolate KBUSLIRL-KWMA chromosome 2, ASM5285725v1, whole genome shotgun sequence genome encodes:
- the LOC144118967 gene encoding uncharacterized protein LOC144118967 → MLALPVALCFFSAAVLAQDCDKAQFDDATMKEAGEAATKLMKDCVHLLDKYPAPLSTIADGMKMLCNDYAACHDKHEALTPKPDEYRKQLIVCVQPHFIKFYKSRPELKHDPETVAKEVSECIMDHIPLSKNMGMAVGQWILKILGAQGQ, encoded by the exons ATGTTAGCTCTTCCCGTAGCCCTGTGCTTCTTCTCCGCCGCGGTACTCGCTCAAGACTGCGACAAAGCTCAGTTCG ATGATGCCACGATGAAGGAAGCCGGAGAAGCGGCCACAAAGCTGATGAAAGATTGCGTCCACCTGCTGGATAAGTACCCAGCCCCGCTAAGCACTATTGCTGAC GGAATGAAGATGCTGTGCAACGACTACGCGGCCTGCCACGACAAGCACGAAGCCCTGACGCCG AAGCCCGATGAGTACAGGAAGCAACTGATCGTATGTGTGCAGCCGCATTTCATCAAGTTCTAC AAATCAAGGCCAGAACTGAAACACGATCCCGAAACGGTTGCCAAGGAAGTCAGC GAATGCATTATGGACCACATCCCACTCTCCAAGAACATGGGCATGGCTGTTGGCCAGTGGATCCTCAAGATACTGGGGGCCCAAGGGCAGTAG